The following coding sequences are from one Streptomyces sp. NBC_01232 window:
- a CDS encoding ATP-binding protein, with the protein MDTFERCQGLEGWLRNEFLLSLPLGSVVVIAGRRAPDARWTSDPGWSQLLRVTSLRNLPPDDAARLLHARGLPAGAHQAVLSFTGGNPLALSLAAAVAVREEGGVKSGWKPSQDVIATLLSKLLGDIPTPAHRRALEICAHSYVTSESLLRALVGEQAPELFAWLRRQPFIEATDAGLFPHDVVREALEADLRWRDPDGFADMHRAVHQYLVERVRTVSDAQLLQATSPLIYLYRKEASANFHKWRDGDHVKDEPYAEEDRERVLELAETAEGGESADICRFWLDHQPEAFRVYRSTQTGEIVAFFAWLRLREPLGADIDPIVDAAWAHARSAAPLRPGEHIALARFHVHPPVYQRTSPPMDLMHWRGLGEIFRADRQAWTFVVKRDDGHWDAYMHHFAMPSVGRRPRVGPHPYVLFGHDWRAQPVGPWLEERSNTILAHKLGRGAPSPSGEHAELVVLSRPEFDTAVRDALRAIRRPDALARNPLNHSRVVTQSATTLRALLINGIDALREGRSGNKHHRALTTTYIAGTPTQEAAAERLGLPFSTYRRHLTSGIERLIDLLWRSELNGTAVVEGDPT; encoded by the coding sequence GTGGACACCTTCGAACGCTGCCAGGGTCTGGAGGGCTGGTTGCGCAACGAATTCCTCCTCAGCCTCCCGCTGGGCAGTGTGGTGGTCATCGCAGGGCGCCGCGCGCCGGACGCCCGCTGGACCTCGGATCCAGGGTGGTCGCAACTGTTGCGCGTGACGTCCCTGCGGAACCTGCCCCCCGACGACGCCGCCCGGTTGCTGCACGCACGCGGCCTGCCGGCGGGGGCTCATCAGGCAGTACTGTCCTTCACCGGCGGCAACCCCCTGGCCCTCTCGCTGGCGGCGGCCGTGGCCGTCAGGGAAGAGGGCGGAGTCAAGTCCGGCTGGAAGCCCAGTCAGGACGTCATCGCCACCTTGCTGTCCAAGCTGCTCGGTGACATTCCCACCCCGGCGCACCGCAGGGCCCTGGAAATCTGTGCGCACTCTTACGTCACCTCGGAATCACTGCTCCGGGCCCTCGTAGGCGAACAGGCTCCCGAGTTGTTCGCCTGGCTGCGTCGGCAGCCCTTCATCGAAGCGACGGACGCGGGCCTCTTCCCGCACGACGTGGTCCGTGAGGCACTCGAAGCCGATCTGCGCTGGCGGGACCCCGACGGCTTCGCCGACATGCACAGAGCCGTTCACCAGTACCTCGTCGAGCGGGTGCGCACGGTTTCCGATGCGCAGTTGCTCCAGGCCACCAGCCCCCTGATCTACCTCTACCGCAAGGAAGCCTCGGCCAACTTCCACAAGTGGCGTGACGGGGACCACGTCAAGGACGAGCCGTACGCGGAGGAGGACCGCGAACGTGTGCTGGAGCTGGCCGAAACCGCGGAAGGCGGGGAGTCCGCGGACATCTGCCGGTTCTGGCTCGACCATCAGCCCGAGGCGTTCCGCGTCTACCGCTCCACTCAGACGGGTGAGATCGTCGCGTTCTTCGCGTGGCTGCGCCTGCGAGAGCCGCTGGGCGCCGACATCGACCCGATCGTCGACGCGGCCTGGGCGCATGCCCGGTCGGCCGCACCACTCAGGCCCGGCGAGCACATCGCTCTGGCCCGATTCCACGTCCACCCACCGGTGTACCAGCGCACCTCGCCACCCATGGATCTGATGCACTGGCGCGGACTGGGCGAGATCTTCCGGGCCGACCGGCAGGCCTGGACGTTCGTCGTCAAGCGCGACGACGGGCACTGGGACGCGTACATGCACCACTTCGCGATGCCGTCCGTCGGCCGCCGGCCCCGCGTCGGTCCGCACCCCTACGTCCTGTTCGGCCACGACTGGCGGGCGCAGCCCGTAGGGCCCTGGCTGGAGGAGAGGTCGAACACGATCCTGGCCCACAAGCTCGGGCGCGGCGCACCGTCCCCGTCCGGGGAACACGCGGAACTTGTGGTGCTGTCCAGGCCGGAGTTCGACACTGCAGTGCGCGACGCCCTCCGTGCGATCCGGCGCCCGGACGCGCTCGCCCGCAACCCCCTCAATCACAGCCGAGTGGTGACCCAGAGCGCCACGACTCTGCGCGCGCTGCTCATCAACGGCATCGATGCCCTTCGGGAAGGGCGCTCGGGCAACAAGCACCACCGTGCCCTCACCACGACGTACATCGCGGGTACCCCGACCCAAGAGGCCGCAGCAGAGCGTCTCGGACTGCCGTTCAGCACCTACCGCAGGCACCTCACCAGCGGAATCGAGCGTCTCATCGATCTGCTGTGGCGTAGCGAACTCAACGGAACCGCGGTCGTCGAAGGAGACCCGACGTGA
- a CDS encoding sigma-70 family RNA polymerase sigma factor: MRRTSEAGTPIPGTTATFPQSDPCEDFVHAVYHHHATPLLRYAARLLNGDWHKAEDFLQEATARAWRNFTTTTDPVSIRPWLFTVVRNLAIDHHRARAVRPPESPPADDVNLPVDDAIDAILTTQVVLDALGRLTPPHREVIALVYYRGYSVAQAAQALGVPPGTVKSRSYYALRALRDTLRAKGITHP; this comes from the coding sequence ATGAGGCGGACTTCGGAAGCCGGAACACCGATACCCGGCACCACTGCCACCTTCCCGCAGTCCGACCCCTGCGAGGACTTCGTACACGCCGTTTACCACCATCACGCCACCCCCCTTCTGCGCTACGCGGCCCGCCTCCTCAACGGCGACTGGCACAAGGCCGAAGATTTTCTCCAAGAGGCCACTGCCCGCGCCTGGAGGAACTTCACCACCACCACCGACCCCGTCTCCATCCGTCCGTGGCTGTTCACCGTCGTCCGCAACCTCGCCATCGACCACCACCGCGCCCGTGCCGTCAGGCCGCCCGAATCCCCACCCGCCGACGACGTCAACCTCCCTGTCGACGATGCCATCGATGCGATCCTCACCACCCAGGTCGTCCTCGACGCGCTCGGCCGGCTCACACCTCCCCATCGCGAAGTCATCGCTCTCGTCTACTACCGTGGTTACAGCGTCGCCCAAGCCGCCCAAGCCCTCGGCGTGCCCCCGGGAACCGTCAAATCACGCAGCTACTACGCCCTGCGGGCCCTGCGCGACACCCTCCGTGCAAAGGGCATCACCCACCCCTGA